One window of Triticum dicoccoides isolate Atlit2015 ecotype Zavitan chromosome 5A, WEW_v2.0, whole genome shotgun sequence genomic DNA carries:
- the LOC119297449 gene encoding phenolic glucoside malonyltransferase 2-like — protein MGADSNLRVLDAGVVRPSDINLPAHSLPFTFFDVRWLRRPPVQRLFLYRLEHHHHHTVQQLILGLKASLSKALTLFYPLAGHVRFAPNTNRYELFYQPGDGVAFTVAECDTDVNDLARSSDGEPVQVASLAPLVPTLPNGRAVLALQATELLGGRGLALGVTVHHSAGDGASSTHFLHTWAAVCNGAVEMPPPPVIDRTLIADPMGLYDIYCKEMPTDDGEVEFVTSSVSSLPDDQLVATFTLRQELLSGIKDTLAREAARLHAAPPHRCSSMLAAYSFIWSCYCRAKQEQNQTKTTYFLFAVDHRARLKPPVPATYFGNCINPAIAAARHDELAAAGTGGLFTAFMAIASTLEEEVGERSQERWDGCIERARGAMKAGAMFVVGSPRFRVYDINFGFGRPGKVVAVSAAKTGTMPMADAPNGVAGVEVGVSFPAGGMEHFRHCFDDAMHAIGMQEHVYL, from the coding sequence ATGGGTGCCGATAGCAATCTCCGCGTCCTGGACGCCGGCGTGGTCAGGCCGTCCGACATCAACCTCCCGGCGCACTCTCTCCCGTTCACCTTCTTCGACGTAAGATGGCTCCGCCGGCCGCCCGTCCAGCGACTCTTCCTCTACCGTCtcgaacaccaccaccaccacaccgtccagCAGCTCATCTTGGGCCTCAAGGCCTCCCTCTCCAAGGCCCTCACTCTCTTCTACCCGCTCGCTGGCCACGTCCGCTTTGCCCCCAACACCAACCGCTACGAGCTCTTCTACCAGCCCGGCGACGGCGTCGCCTTCACCGTCGCGGAGTGCGACACCGACGTCAACGACCTCGCCCGTTCCTCCGACGGCGAGCCCGTGCAGGTCGCCAGCCTCGCGCCTCTCGTGCCAACACTTCCAAACGGCCGCGCCGTGCTCGCCCTGCAGGCCACCGAGTTGCTTGGGGGGCGCGGCCTCGCGCTCGGCGTAACTGTGCACCACTCCGCTGGTGACGGCGCCAGCTCCACCCACTTCCTGCACACTTGGGCCGCCGTCTGCAACGGCGCGGTTGAAATGCCTCCGCCACCCGTCATCGACCGCACGCTCATCGCTGATCCTATGGGCCTCTACGACATCTATTGCAAAGAAATGCCCACTGACGACGGCGAGGTCGAGTTCGTGACCAGCAGCGTGTCCTCTCTCCCCGACGACCAGCTCGTCGCCACGTTCACACTGCGTCAGGAGCTCCTAAGTGGCATCAAGGACACGCTTGCCCGAGAAGCGGCCAGGCTGCACGCCGCGCCCCCGCACAGATGCTCGTCGATGCTCGCGGCCTACAGCTTCATCTGGTCATGCTACTGCCGAGCCAAACAGGAACAGAACCAAACAAAAACTACTTATTTCCTCTTCGCTGTGGATCACCGGGCACGGCTGAAGCCGCCCGTCCCTGCCACATACTTTGGAAACTGCATCAACCCGGCCATCGCCGCCGCGCGCCACGACGAACTCGCAGCAGCCGGAACGGGAGGCCTCTTCACGGCATTCATGGCGATCGCGAGCACGCTGGAGGAAGAGGTGGGGGAGCGTTCGCAGGAGAGGTGGGATGGATGCATCGAGAGGGCGAGGGGGGCCATGAAGGCCGGCGCGATGTTCGTGGTGGGGTCGCCGAGGTTCCGCGTGTATGACATCAACTTCGGGTTCGGGAGGCCAGggaaggttgtggcagtgtccgCGGCGAAGACCGGCACGATGCCGATGGCAGATGCGCCCAACGGCGTTGCCGGTGTCGAGGTAGGGGTCTCGTTTCCGGCGGGAGGAATGGAGCATTTCCGGCACTGCTTTGACGATGCCATGCATGCCATCGGCATGCAAGAGCACGTCTATCTTTAA